The nucleotide sequence AACTTTGCTTCCAAAACAAGCCCTCCGGAGTGGACCAAAATTGCCCAAAGCGCGTTTCATCATGTTACTGATGATGACAGAATACGAAAAGACCAGCCACTTATGAATAGAGATCGAATGGAGAGAGACTGGTAGTTTTCTTTAGCCAATACTTGAATTAAAAAAGGCCAAAACTTGTATTGTAcatacaagaaaaagaaaacgaagCACCTACGAATCGACTAATACCAAATGGTCAAATACTGATCAAAAATCTTAATCTTAATCTCCTTCTAATTCTTGTTTTGTGTTCTGTCATATGGTTCTCTTGGTAGAAAGGCCTGGCAAATTGTATTTCAAACTGGAGAATCACCATCCCCATCAACAGGAAGCATTAGATGATGCTTCCTTGGAGAGTTTTCGATCGGATGTTTCGAGTTTTCTGGGACGTTTATCGTTAAATCTGAAGCCCGGGTTGGAAATCCTGTCATTAGCATGGTTTCAGCAATGTTTGGAGCTAGTACATAGCATCAACAAGGCCTTTGCAAAGCTTCTTGTGGAAATAGACTACCCTGTGACCAAATGGGAGATGAAATCTATGGAAGAGTATTTCAACTACAGCTTGAACTTGCTGGACTTTATGAATAACATTTCTTCATGCCTATCTCATCTGAGGCAATCTCGGCTTTTGCTTTCTCACGGCCTGAGTCTTGTCGAGAAATCGCCTTCCACCGCCTTAGAGCATGTCAAAGCGATTAGACTCAAGCGTTTAATCAAGGATTCTGAAGAGAAATACAATAAGGTAAGTATACAAGGAAGTTGTTCAAGTAGTAAGGAAGGGATTATTCAACAAGGACTCATGGAAATGGAAAGTATTGGATATTGGGTTTGTGGGATTGTCTTGGCTGGTTTATCTGGAGATTCTGATCAATACCTGAAACGAAAAGAAGCAGGGAAGATCACCAACTCTACGCTAATTCGTATGGATGCAAGTGTAAGTGAAGCTATGGAGAAAGGTGGGTTAGTGAAGGAAGTGAAAGAGTTGAATGATGCAGCTGATTGCCTTGTATCCGCCATTACAACAAAAGGCGAAAGCAGAAATGCAGTCGAGGAATTGCAGAAAAGACTGGAAGCCTTTGAAAAGCTGCTGGATGTATTAGGTAAGGAGGTGGATTGCCTCTTCAAGGAAGTACTAGCTGGGAGGAATCAAATGCTCAACGGAATTCGACAGCAACAGAAGCAGTAGGAAAAAAAACAGCAgaactttctttattttctgtGTATGCTTATTCTTTCAACTTGGGCATTGTTCATAGAACATTTGTATCTGATGCAAATAATTGGTCTCTGACCAGCagaattagttttttttttaaaaaaagtacatgaaaagacaaaaaatgcATTTGATATTCAAGCATTTTCAGCAGAAGCATTTGATTCAGTACGAATATTTGAAAAACATGAAGTCGTTAAGCGAAATGGGAGCATGTGAAAGGAAAATCTGAAACTCAAATTAAGTTTGAACCAAATCTTTCCTCTTTCACATTACGGAACATGAAGTTGCAATGAATATACAGAGTACTTACGATAATAGCGTCGAAAAAGGAAGGCTATACTGATcatacaagaacactaaaatagacaCGATGTAGAATACTCATTTCAGTTCTAACTTCTACCATTTCTATCAAAAGGGAGAAGAGAAGACCATAAGGAAAATGATCACAGCAGGCCCACTTGGCTCTCCGAATCATTGGAGTGGCTTTCTGTCTCTGGCTGCTTCCTTTTCCGATAAACTTCATTTGGTAGCCTGGTGATTACAAATACATATGTGAGTGCTCATAAAGCAGAAGCTCATGAAGGGTTAGTTTATAAAGGCAGCATCATCTAGAGGAATCCTTGCAAACAAAATCATTAAAGAGAATAAAGACATGTACCCCAATTGCAAGGTAGTGTCTGAATCCTCTCTTTCCATTGTGTGATTGCAGGCCCCATCCGGAGTTGTAACATCAATGTTCAATAACGAATTCCTTGCTGGATAGTACTCGAGATAAGTAGGAACTGAGCCATTAGTTGATGGGAAGAAACCTTGAAGTTCCTCAACCTAGAATATGTAgcagagaaaaaacaaaaaaggtttgTGTTACATATGACAGTTTCTTTAGGAAACCACGAGAGAACCATATGTGCATCAAGAAATATATAGTTTACCTGTCTGCGCAAAGTCTCATTCTCCAGCAAAGCCCGCTGTTCCTGTAAATAGTGAGGTATTACAAAAGGTGATTATTAACAAAGGAAAATGTTCTCTAAAAGCAAAGCACACTAAAACAGATTAATGGGATGCTATAGCTATATATCtgtcaaaacaaaatttacagCATCCCTTTCACAACATTCCTTTGGCAGTAATTTACAAACCAAAACTTCTGTGTCTTGAACACTGGACAAAATGGCACCTCACATTTTCAAAATTCACACCACATTCTGTTATGATGCACAGCATGAGTTTGGTTTTATTTCTCCTCCCAAaatgattttattaattagaAAAGTGCAATGGTAAGCTAACATATGATGAATTCAAGTTTCAAATGTACAAATATCAAACTTGATTTAGGCTTCGGTGTACCCGAACTTGAGATTGCTCTAGTTGCTCCATCAGTAATTGCTCCTGAAATTGTAGAATTTTCATCAGCACCTGGGGTTAGTTTATTGAAATAAATGTGATGCAGAATCTGAAAAATAACAAATCacctttttctcttttacagaTAGTAATCCTTCAGTTAATTGCTGCTCTAGATGCTGCAACTCCTTCAAGCTCAAGCCAGTCAGGTCTTTACCCACCAGTCTTCTATAAAATCGGAGTAATAAAGATAATCGCATAGATAATGTTGCATTACTCCAAAAGCAAGTGATTCAGAGAAGACATACGATTGTTTCACTTGTAGCCTTGCAATTTCGTCCTTTAGAACATCCACCTCTTTTAGATCTTGCTTCTGCAGAGGAAACATtcgcaagaaaaaaaaaatatgtttgttcAGCACGCATACTAAATTGGCATTTATAGTTATACTGTGAGAGAATGACATGACACTGGAAGTAATTCAAAATAGATTTTTGGTAGCTAGGAAGTTGTTTCATCAATTAAATAGTCTGATAGGCAAAGATGATCTAACTGTTCCTTTGCACTTATTACATACTCACATGTATGCCAGTGTACTTTCTCAAAAAAGGGTTCCATATGATCTCATAAGACATCCTAGTGAGCCAGCAGAAAGGCCTTGTCTCTTAAACATATGATTTTCATGTTCCAAGTAGGAAACATCTCTTACCAATTTATCAAAACCTGCCTAGTTAATTCTAAGAGTTtttgaaggaaaagaaaatatggCATGTTGTTATATGGAGGAGGAGAAAATTACATCATGGAGATAGATTAAAACACACAGAAATGGGCTTCTTCAATCTGAATTGTCTACAACACACACTGGAATCCAGGTGGTAGAAAAGAATGAAAAGGGAAGAATTCAACAAATAAGCAAGAGAAACATAATACCTCTGTCTTGTACTCTACAACAGCAGCCTCTGAAGCATCTAGGTTCTTGTTGTATCTTGAAAGTGTTTTGTTCATGCTGCAACCATCagaaataaaagaaatctaAGTAAATTACAATTGGAATTGACATATTTTTCGTCCTCCTACATATTTTAGCCTGAGAGAAAGTGGTTAGAGAGtcttctcaaaatacatatattataaaCCACAAAATACAGTATATACTCTCCTTGAATATTGCCACGAGCGACTTACTCTCAAAGTCTCGCTGACTGTGACACCATTCATCGTAAAAGCTTAAAAAGATGGGATTTACACTTTACTATACTCTGACACAGAAGGAGGTCATCATCACCTCTTCTCCACAAAGAAAATTCTCACCGTGCTCAAAGGGCTAGAAAATTACAATATGCTTTTGATGAAATGTATTTCTTGAATTCTTTGCTTAAGGAGTtgcaattaaaaaaatcaagccAAGCACTGGCCAAAACAATGCTGAGCAGGAAACCAATACTATCCACAATAAGCCTACACTCCAAAGACAATCAATAGCCAGCAACATCAAAAACTACCGGTAAAGTTGAGTGAGTTTTCTGGTTTCTCCTTTACATCTCAAGAATTTACCAGCAAAGGACACACAGTGTATAAAGAGTAGAAAAATTTATTGAATAAAATCCATAGCCTTTATCTTGCAAGTTAAAAAAGTAAAACTGTTCAAATGCAAATGTTATTGCAGTGGCTAAATCTCAATTTTATTTGAGGAGAACAGAATTTTGAACTATATCcgattaaaaaaagagaggagaaaaacCTGCTTGAGAGAATTATATGAATTATCTTTTTGGTAAAATTCCTTTCAGAGTGCTGATTGAGATTCGAGTATGAAAATCCCTTTTTATACAAGCTAAGAGAAaggtaaaagaagaaaagacaaGAATCCCAAGATAGTTCATTTGAAATTCAATAAGATAGAATACCCAGCATACGATTGCTAGCAAGCAACAAACTCAGACTTCGTTTGGAATTTACAGGGGAACATAAGAAAATTAcaatacatgtacatatataatcCCAACACAAGCCTCTGCAATCATACCACTCAAACCTTTCAAAACTTCAAGCCACCGCAATGTGTGAGTAAAAATTCACAACAAGCATTTGGAAAAACATGCAGAACAAAATAAATGACGAAAAATGAGGTCAGACAAGTCTCAAGTGAGAATCATAAAAAGGACTGAAAAGACCAATAAAAGATGAAAACTTCCCAGACGATAGATTTCCAATCGAAAAAAAAGCAACATgcagcaaaacaaaaataaaaattattgattCTAGTCAAACTCTGATAAGACAATTTTCAGCACGTCAAAATTAGAAAGAAATTACTAGGAAAAAATAGTAActttttggggaaaaaaatggTTCAAGAGAACGATATGATATACATGAGCGAAAAGAAATGATAAAAAAGGCCAACCAACGAAAAACAAATCCCATATGCTGATTTCTAATCAAGAAAATCCCATATGCTGATTTCTAATCAAGAAAATGCAACcaagcacaaaaaaaaagggtgggggagagaagaaagaaatccCACATTTTTATTACTTGCCAAGCATACTCATAATTTTCAGCACATTTAAATTAGGGAAAAAACAGAAATTCGCATATATTAGAAGTGCGAGTGAAAAGTATTTTTAGAGGAGAAAAACTAAAAcccttcaaaaaacaaaaaagatgtgAACTTTCTTCATATATGATCAGATAATACATGCAAACAGATAAAACGCCACcaaaaaaacccagaaacatAACCAGGGAAAAAAAGGTACCCAGCACTGGAGAACTCGAATAGCTTGCCAGTGTTGGAGAAGATGATAACGGCAACCTCAGCATCACAAAGAATAGAGAGTTCCTGAGCCTTTTTGAGTAACCCAGAACGTCTCTTTGAGAAGGTAACTTGCCTGCTATTTGCATTCTCGATCCGTTTGATTTCAATCTTTCCTCTACCCATCTCCTCCTAAAAaccccaacaacaacaacaacaacaaaaaacccAAATTGAAAAAACCCACCAAACAAAATCAGTTTCTATCTTATaaaaaccttttctttttttttttccttctctctgtTTAAAAACAGAGAGCCCTCTCTCTGCTCCTGCGCATCTGTTAAGAGCAAAAAATGAGAAGGGTCTTTATTTGGGGTTTTGCTAAATATAGTGGAGAAGATAAAAAGGGATTCTGAAtttgatatagagagagaaagtgaaagaGAGCGTTTTATGGTTCCCCAAATGGCGATTGAGAGGCAGGCCTGAAACGGCAAGTTTGCATGGCTTCTGTTTCCTATTTGGAGTGTGCTGCATGATTGTTTGCCACTTTTAGAGCAGCTGAAGAGTCCACCTTTTGTCCTCTAGtacatctctctcttttctgGGTCCCAGTTCTCCACCTGGCACTCCTCTGGGACCCACGTTGCTTACTTttcatataaaacaaaacaattcaaaatttcttcatttattatataaatataattttttttaaaaaaagttgtttGTTCCTCAATCCTCACCTATAAAACTATTGCCAGATATAGATACATGCAGTGGCTCAATGGCCATGTGTTGCGCATCTTTATGGTGATTTCTCATTGGGCTCTCTTTTTTGTGGAGGTGAAAATATTGAGAAAAACCATTTGTGACAATTAATAACCATTTCTAACTCTTCTTGGGTGTTCTTGCAAATTTGCCACTATTAGAATGCCAATTGTTCTCCACATCAGATGGGTTTCCCTTTTTTTAaccccaaaaaaatatatagtaagGTGTGCTAATGTAAACAGAAAATTATCTATAGGAGGCTGGCATTAATGGCTAAAACTTCAATATTCTTAAAGAGTGCAATGTCTTCTGAATTTGGATTTTCCTATTTTTGGAAATAGAATTTATAATCTCTGTTATAGCTATTTTTACCAGGTTTCATGTTTATTCATCTGCTAAACACTAAATCGTCTCCTAATTATTTGAAGCTTactattttagggtttttttttttccttcttgtagCCTGTAGGTAAGGATTTTTAGAGGAAGAGGATTGAGGGGGGATTGGAACCTCTAGATGTCAACATCATGATGTAGGACATATTTCATCTAATTATTaggaatttttattattatgttattaagaattttatttttagttgtgGATAGGAATTCTAGTCAAATTaatatttctaattttattattagcaAAATTAGAGGGGATATATACAAACGGTGAAAGGTGCTTTTGGATTGTGTTTAGAGGGAAGGCAGAGAGGAGTTTAGAGAGAATTTACTTCATAAGATTTTGTtctcatttattatttattatttaaagaaCAAATGCAAGTAAGCAGGAGAGGGGGACTTATCTAGTCATTATGCAAGTGTCAACTTTCTATAACTCCAATGTTTTGCCACCATTGGCAGCAGCGCACGCGTCTTCTACCCTCACTTAGTCACTTGGGCATTTAATCAAACACCCAACATGCATTCGGTCATCTACTCATCTCACACGAACAACAGAGATCACTAGAGCTCACAATGGACTTcaaagaagaaggaaatgacAGAGTCGATGTGAATGATAAGGAAAGTAGAGATGAAGGAAAGCAACCACGTCCTCCTCCTCTAATGGCTTTGAATCACGTGTCGAGGCTGTGCAGAAATGTGAAGCAGTCGGTGGATTTCTACACCAAAGTTCTTGGGTTCGTGCTGATAGAGAGACCACAGGCTTTTGACTTCGATGGTGCTTGGTTGTTCAATTACGGTGTTGGGATTCACCTGGTACAGGCAAAGGACGAAGAGCGTCTACCATCTGATCGAGACCATTTGGATCCCATGGACAATCACATCTCCTTTCAGGTACATATAATACTTGATTTATAATCAActgattgtgtatatatattaattaatgagCGGTGTAGTGTGCGGACATGGAAGCCATAGAAGAGAAATTGAAGGAGCGGAGCATAAAGTACGTGAAAAGAACAGTAGACGATGAAGGCAGAGTGAGAATCGATCAGTTGTTCTTCAACGACCCAGATGGGTTCATGATCGAGATATGCAATTGCGAGAATCTTAAATTGGTTCCGATGGGTTCATTAGGGAAGATAAAGCTTCCATTTGATCGACACAATCCTCCTCTTGATTTGGAACAAAATTAGAATTACAAGCTCAGTAAGTAAGAATATAAGTTTGTAATTTGTATGCGTAATGTTGGTTGGGCTGGGATTTATTCATTGCGTTCATGTTTTGAACCTCTTCGCCGGAAATTTTCGATTTGTACGTCTAAGCGTCCTACCCTCTTCGCATggatttatttcaagaaaataatcCCGCTTCTCCCATAGAACTCAACTTACCAACTAAACTGGACGTGCTACAAAGAGTCTAGGGCGTATGATATCTCAACTGGACTGAAACGTCAGGGTAACAAAATCTGCATTAACAACCTACATAAATCCGATTTCTGCATCCACAACCTACATCATTTGAAGTATTGTAGTATACAATGAATCCTTTTCATGTAATTTAAACAATATGGAAAACCCAAAATTATATAcgagttttatttaattaaagaaaaacaaatcacTGGAATTTCACACTAAAAaactgaaacaaaataaaatgggaGACATGTATAAAAGTGTGTGAATAAGGGCACCATTAAAAAATTatacaattgaaaattttaattcaatCTAGTTTTTCTTCGAAAGAAAACACCATGTAACTATATTGCAGTTGTAGAAAGACCAACCAATGTGGATGTAGAAACACTTTCTACAAGCAAAGTCACACTTTCTACAACCAATGTTCTTTACTTAGAGACACACAACTCATTTTATGAATAGCTGAGGAGGGACAAAATAATATCATACTTGTATAGTCTACGGACATATCATTCATTTTTGTAAAGTTTGCCTCATCTAATTTTTTCAACCCAAAATCTATGTGAAAAATTGGTGCTTTCAAATAGTTTAGggataaaattaagaaaaaaaactttataATTAGATACACATTGTTATTTTTATTCGTTATTGTTCAGCAGTTACCTCAAACTAGCTACAAACTTCCACACATTTCAATATGACGTAAAATGAGTTTACACtctaaatccttttttttttggtgaaacgGGGAGGGGATTCAAATCCCGATGTGATACAAATCATTCTTACCACTCTAACTAGTGGCTCGGTCACTGGTTTATTTGTTTCCTTATCTCACTACAACTGTTCCCAAGacataattttaagtataaaactACCCTCTCTTTCTCATTAAAACTACATCTATGGGCGCATATTAAAAACTTACAGTGACTCTTACCCCATGTAATTTTAGgtggggactatttgcactcccgAGATTCCCATTGACGCCTCATTTTTCAAAACCACCAAACATGCCCTTAACAAACTCATTCACACccaatttctctctctcctctcacgCGCATCATCACCGACGACTACTTATTCTGGCCACTGACTTaccgaaaagcttctctcgaccctcacgagcataacccaaccaacctcGCCTGAAACCGTCGCCCGTAGCCTCCGAAATCGTCCTTGGAAGATCACAGCTATCGTGAAGAAAAAGCTCCGATCCGGTTGAATTCGGAGACGAAACGACGAACCACCACCACCGACG is from Tripterygium wilfordii isolate XIE 37 chromosome 14, ASM1340144v1, whole genome shotgun sequence and encodes:
- the LOC120015415 gene encoding agamous-like MADS-box protein AGL15 isoform X3 translates to MGRGKIEIKRIENANSRQVTFSKRRSGLLKKAQELSILCDAEVAVIIFSNTGKLFEFSSAGMNKTLSRYNKNLDASEAAVVEYKTEKQDLKEVDVLKDEIARLQVKQSRLVGKDLTGLSLKELQHLEQQLTEGLLSVKEKKEQLLMEQLEQSQVRRALLENETLRRQVEELQGFFPSTNGSVPTYLEYYPARNSLLNIDVTTPDGACNHTMEREDSDTTLQLGLPNEVYRKRKQPETESHSNDSESQVGLL
- the LOC120015415 gene encoding agamous-like MADS-box protein AGL15 isoform X1, whose amino-acid sequence is MGRGKIEIKRIENANSRQVTFSKRRSGLLKKAQELSILCDAEVAVIIFSNTGKLFEFSSAGMNKTLSRYNKNLDASEAAVVEYKTEKQDLKEVDVLKDEIARLQVKQSRLVGKDLTGLSLKELQHLEQQLTEGLLSVKEKKEQLLMEQLEQSQVREQRALLENETLRRQVEELQGFFPSTNGSVPTYLEYYPARNSLLNIDVTTPDGACNHTMEREDSDTTLQLGLPNEVYRKRKQPETESHSNDSESQVGLL
- the LOC120015416 gene encoding lactoylglutathione lyase, with the translated sequence MDFKEEGNDRVDVNDKESRDEGKQPRPPPLMALNHVSRLCRNVKQSVDFYTKVLGFVLIERPQAFDFDGAWLFNYGVGIHLVQAKDEERLPSDRDHLDPMDNHISFQCADMEAIEEKLKERSIKYVKRTVDDEGRVRIDQLFFNDPDGFMIEICNCENLKLVPMGSLGKIKLPFDRHNPPLDLEQN
- the LOC120014117 gene encoding protein BPS1, chloroplastic-like, whose protein sequence is MVLLVERPGKLYFKLENHHPHQQEALDDASLESFRSDVSSFLGRLSLNLKPGLEILSLAWFQQCLELVHSINKAFAKLLVEIDYPVTKWEMKSMEEYFNYSLNLLDFMNNISSCLSHLRQSRLLLSHGLSLVEKSPSTALEHVKAIRLKRLIKDSEEKYNKVSIQGSCSSSKEGIIQQGLMEMESIGYWVCGIVLAGLSGDSDQYLKRKEAGKITNSTLIRMDASVSEAMEKGGLVKEVKELNDAADCLVSAITTKGESRNAVEELQKRLEAFEKLLDVLGKEVDCLFKEVLAGRNQMLNGIRQQQKQ
- the LOC120015415 gene encoding agamous-like MADS-box protein AGL15 isoform X2, yielding MGRGKIEIKRIENANSRQVTFSKRRSGLLKKAQELSILCDAEVAVIIFSNTGKLFEFSSAGMNKTLSRYNKNLDASEAAVVEYKTEKQDLKEVDVLKDEIARLQVKQSLVGKDLTGLSLKELQHLEQQLTEGLLSVKEKKEQLLMEQLEQSQVREQRALLENETLRRQVEELQGFFPSTNGSVPTYLEYYPARNSLLNIDVTTPDGACNHTMEREDSDTTLQLGLPNEVYRKRKQPETESHSNDSESQVGLL